The Halomicronema hongdechloris C2206 genome includes a window with the following:
- a CDS encoding hemolytic protein HlpA-like protein — protein sequence MDLDIPVVLLIFNRPELTKKVFNIVANVKPRQLFIVADGPLKSGDIRLCEEARCIVNLINWDCEFKINFSDTNLGCCRRVSSGLDWVFSQVEEAIILEDDCVPDPSFFSFCQSLLNYYRHDERVWVISGNNFQNGQWRGDGSYYFSRYNHCWGWATWRRAWQNFQHELDSWPKLKDSGLLKSVLLDPVEYKYWSNIFERLYLENKPDSWAYRWTYSCWINNALSILPNVNLVSNIGFGENSTHTADPDSHLANIPAKELRGIIHPPFLIRDEKADQYTFDHTFNGIELRRSNRLFFRLRRKVLNLLSI from the coding sequence ATGGATCTTGACATACCTGTTGTTTTGCTAATATTTAATCGGCCTGAATTGACGAAGAAGGTTTTCAATATAGTAGCTAATGTGAAGCCAAGACAATTATTTATTGTGGCAGATGGACCACTTAAATCAGGAGACATTCGTCTTTGCGAAGAAGCTAGATGTATTGTGAACTTAATAAATTGGGATTGTGAGTTTAAGATTAACTTTTCTGACACCAATCTTGGCTGTTGTAGGCGGGTATCGAGTGGCTTAGATTGGGTATTCTCTCAAGTTGAAGAAGCGATCATACTAGAAGATGATTGTGTACCAGATCCCTCATTTTTCAGTTTCTGTCAATCACTTCTCAATTACTATCGCCACGATGAAAGAGTTTGGGTAATCAGTGGCAATAATTTCCAAAATGGGCAATGGAGAGGTGATGGTAGTTACTATTTCTCTCGATATAATCACTGTTGGGGTTGGGCAACCTGGAGACGAGCATGGCAAAATTTTCAACATGAGCTTGATAGTTGGCCAAAGCTAAAAGATTCAGGCTTATTAAAATCCGTACTGCTCGATCCTGTGGAATACAAATATTGGTCTAATATATTTGAACGTCTTTACTTAGAGAACAAACCAGATTCTTGGGCATATCGTTGGACATATTCATGTTGGATCAATAATGCTTTAAGTATTCTTCCCAATGTAAATCTTGTTAGCAATATTGGATTTGGTGAAAATTCGACTCACACAGCAGATCCGGATAGCCATCTAGCTAATATACCTGCCAAAGAGTTAAGAGGGATAATACATCCCCCTTTTCTAATTAGGGACGAAAAGGCAGATCAATATACTTTCGATCATACTTTTAATGGAATTGAGCTCAGAAGAAGCAATCGACTTTTCTTCCGCCTTCGAAGAAAAGTGTTAAATTTATTGTCTATCTGA
- a CDS encoding CBS domain-containing protein, whose amino-acid sequence MKVADIMSTPVVTIRNSATVACAVGLMRQQGIQALIVERAHDEDAYGILTATDIVAKVVASGRDLDAVRVYEVMSKPCIVLNPNLGIEYAARLLTDYNLHCAPVIQSTLLGVVSIVDILERGDFLQQSLEGRLSQQLQQLTETAKTVCQTQGADTPACKAAWVAVDALQAELAHQRQEKLEKTAFEAYREVYPQAFGDEEYDTWCSG is encoded by the coding sequence ATGAAAGTTGCCGATATCATGTCCACGCCGGTCGTGACAATTCGCAACTCGGCAACGGTGGCTTGTGCGGTAGGACTGATGCGGCAGCAAGGGATTCAGGCCCTGATCGTAGAGCGGGCCCACGATGAGGACGCCTATGGCATCTTGACCGCCACCGATATTGTGGCCAAAGTGGTCGCCTCTGGCCGTGATCTGGACGCTGTCCGGGTCTATGAGGTCATGAGCAAGCCTTGCATCGTCCTCAATCCCAACCTCGGCATTGAATATGCCGCCCGCTTGCTCACCGACTATAACCTTCACTGTGCCCCGGTGATTCAGTCAACACTGCTGGGCGTCGTCTCCATTGTCGATATTCTGGAGCGGGGAGATTTTCTACAGCAATCCCTGGAAGGAAGACTCAGCCAGCAACTGCAACAACTGACAGAAACGGCCAAGACAGTGTGTCAAACCCAAGGGGCCGATACCCCCGCCTGCAAAGCCGCCTGGGTCGCTGTAGATGCGCTGCAGGCAGAACTGGCCCACCAGCGCCAGGAAAAGCTAGAGAAAACGGCCTTTGAAGCCTACCGTGAAGTCTATCCCCAGGCCTTTGGGGATGAGGAATACGACACCTGGTGCAGCGGGTAA
- a CDS encoding DUF2281 domain-containing protein translates to MSMKQATIEQALLEQVRALTPAQQQEVLDFTAFLHQKTP, encoded by the coding sequence ATGAGTATGAAGCAGGCCACCATAGAGCAAGCCCTACTAGAGCAAGTTCGCGCCCTCACCCCTGCCCAACAGCAAGAAGTCCTAGACTTCACCGCCTTCCTGCACCAAAAAACGCCCTAA
- a CDS encoding CPBP family intramembrane glutamic endopeptidase — protein MLTILLVLAVWALLWLPIALVCWRLWRWPLQYPVPPEQRLPLLLPLYGLAPLLLWGLQRVGGESFADYGLVLSGGLMRSLMLGWGWGLAGVLGIYGVQIGVGWQQRPTLTSLSWPLQGGILLLALVVGGVEELMFRGFVVNQLQPAYGVGAMVAIASGLFAMLHLIWDGPAGIVNLPGLTLMGVVLILARWADGGSLGLAWGLHSGWVAALAWLDTTGNGIASGTGPTWLVGRPGYPLTGGLGLGLLLLTGGVLWGWGSRGVMG, from the coding sequence GTGCTGACTATATTACTGGTGCTAGCGGTCTGGGCTTTGCTGTGGCTGCCGATAGCGCTGGTGTGCTGGCGTCTCTGGCGTTGGCCGCTGCAGTACCCGGTTCCGCCTGAACAGAGGCTCCCCTTGTTGTTGCCGCTCTATGGGCTAGCGCCGCTGCTGCTGTGGGGGCTACAGCGTGTAGGGGGGGAGTCTTTTGCCGACTATGGCTTGGTGTTATCGGGGGGGCTGATGCGATCGCTAATGCTGGGCTGGGGCTGGGGGCTGGCAGGAGTCCTCGGCATCTATGGCGTTCAAATCGGCGTGGGTTGGCAGCAACGACCGACCTTGACGTCCTTATCTTGGCCGCTGCAGGGAGGCATCTTGCTGTTAGCGCTGGTGGTAGGGGGTGTAGAAGAGTTAATGTTCCGCGGCTTTGTGGTCAATCAACTGCAGCCAGCCTATGGCGTTGGGGCAATGGTTGCGATCGCAAGTGGTCTCTTCGCCATGCTGCACCTGATCTGGGATGGCCCCGCCGGCATCGTCAATCTACCCGGCTTAACCCTGATGGGAGTCGTCTTGATTCTGGCCCGCTGGGCCGATGGCGGCTCCCTAGGCTTGGCCTGGGGGTTGCACAGCGGTTGGGTCGCCGCTCTAGCCTGGCTCGATACCACAGGCAATGGAATCGCCAGTGGTACGGGTCCCACCTGGTTAGTGGGACGCCCTGGATATCCCCTTACTGGTGGGTTGGGCCTGGGGCTATTGCTGCTGACCGGGGGAGTGCTTTGGGGATGGGGGAGTAGGGGAGTAATGGGGTAA
- a CDS encoding Uma2 family endonuclease produces MRSPTYRRNGVQEYIVWQVADRTVNWFSLQGGRYVLLTPDATGILESRIFPGLRLNSTALIDGNLADAIADVQAAMATVAHQEFVHYLAQ; encoded by the coding sequence TTGCGTTCTCCTACTTATCGCCGCAACGGAGTGCAGGAATATATTGTCTGGCAGGTCGCTGACCGCACCGTGAATTGGTTCAGCCTGCAGGGCGGGCGATATGTACTCCTGACGCCAGATGCCACTGGCATCCTAGAAAGTCGCATCTTTCCAGGATTGCGGCTGAACAGCACAGCGCTGATTGACGGCAACTTGGCTGATGCGATCGCTGATGTGCAGGCAGCCATGGCAACCGTTGCCCATCAGGAGTTTGTGCATTACCTGGCCCAGTAA
- a CDS encoding DUF3368 domain-containing protein: MIVVSDTSPITNLAAIGQLDLLHQLYETVIIPVAVYNEMVSVNPAVPGAVAVQSLSWIQAQTVANTQSVIDLQRGQNDIDLGEAEAIALALELKADLLLMDERRGRVLAENYGLSITGLLGVLLQAKGNGLIPSVKVMMDQLIERAKFRVSSQLYAAVLKTADE, from the coding sequence GTGATCGTTGTCAGTGATACTTCACCTATTACTAATCTCGCTGCCATTGGTCAGTTAGATCTGTTACACCAACTTTATGAGACGGTTATCATTCCAGTAGCTGTTTACAACGAAATGGTATCTGTGAATCCAGCTGTACCTGGTGCAGTCGCAGTACAATCCTTATCTTGGATTCAAGCTCAAACGGTTGCCAATACTCAAAGTGTGATTGATCTGCAAAGGGGGCAAAATGACATTGATTTGGGTGAAGCTGAGGCGATTGCGCTGGCACTGGAACTCAAAGCAGACTTACTGTTGATGGATGAGCGTCGTGGTAGAGTATTAGCTGAAAATTATGGACTCAGTATCACGGGATTGTTAGGTGTTTTATTGCAAGCTAAAGGTAACGGTCTTATCCCATCAGTTAAAGTTATGATGGATCAATTAATTGAGAGAGCTAAATTCCGGGTAAGCAGTCAATTGTATGCAGCTGTCCTTAAAACTGCAGATGAATAG
- a CDS encoding UPF0175 family protein — MSVVIPDNILEATKMTEDELKLEIAIMLYKQQKISSGKVRAWTGLTVLQFQDELAKRGLCINYDEEDFQSDIKTLQSLDLL, encoded by the coding sequence ATGAGCGTTGTCATCCCTGATAATATCCTCGAAGCAACCAAAATGACTGAGGATGAATTGAAGCTAGAAATCGCCATCATGTTGTATAAACAACAGAAAATTAGTAGCGGTAAGGTCCGTGCATGGACTGGATTGACGGTTCTTCAATTTCAGGACGAATTGGCAAAACGAGGACTGTGTATTAACTATGATGAAGAAGATTTTCAGTCAGACATTAAAACTTTACAGTCATTAGACCTGCTGTGA
- a CDS encoding ABC transporter ATP-binding protein has protein sequence MSDTVIQVENLGKKYIIGHQQAGAYQYTALRDVISDGAKALLQRLRHPGKPVNPEVREEFWALKDVSFEVKRGEVVGIIGRNGAGKSTLLKILSRITEPTTGRVRIKGRVASLLEVGTGFHPELTGRENIFLNGAILGMSKTEINRKFDEIVEFAEIARFLDTPVKRYSSGMYVRLAFAVAAHLEPEILVVDEVLAVGDAAFQKKCLGKMGDVATREGRTVLFVSHQMAAVKSLCSRVLVLGSGQLKIDDDPQSGINFYVKDLDISANQDAICELRRTGNGRIQIVDFWIENLHGEKVSTALSGSDIILKFKYEIKTSEPLRNISLGFSIHTSLGDSLSILYSDYMGASFSDLPSNGQISCKIKDIQLSKGRYYIGARILVNDIEADWPRGYIGFIDIEDGYFYSKGRSPHSGIGPILIRGEWSALEPKGLKFTDSVT, from the coding sequence ATGTCTGACACGGTCATCCAGGTCGAAAATCTCGGCAAGAAATATATCATCGGTCATCAACAGGCAGGGGCCTATCAGTATACGGCGCTGCGGGATGTGATCAGTGATGGGGCTAAGGCGCTGCTGCAGCGGCTGCGGCATCCGGGAAAACCGGTCAATCCAGAGGTGCGGGAAGAGTTCTGGGCGCTGAAGGATGTGTCGTTTGAGGTAAAGCGCGGTGAAGTGGTCGGTATCATTGGCCGCAACGGCGCCGGGAAGTCGACCCTACTGAAGATTTTGAGCCGCATCACGGAACCCACCACGGGGCGGGTGCGGATTAAGGGACGGGTAGCCAGCCTGCTGGAGGTGGGTACCGGCTTCCACCCAGAACTCACCGGGCGAGAAAATATTTTTCTCAATGGTGCGATTCTCGGCATGAGCAAAACCGAGATCAATCGCAAGTTCGATGAAATTGTCGAATTTGCTGAGATCGCCAGGTTTTTAGATACGCCGGTGAAGCGATATTCGTCGGGGATGTATGTGCGCCTAGCGTTTGCGGTGGCCGCGCATCTAGAGCCGGAGATTTTAGTCGTGGATGAAGTGCTGGCTGTGGGAGATGCAGCATTTCAGAAAAAGTGTTTAGGGAAGATGGGAGATGTTGCCACAAGAGAAGGGAGAACGGTCTTATTCGTCAGTCATCAAATGGCTGCCGTAAAAAGTTTATGCTCTAGAGTTCTAGTTTTGGGATCTGGGCAGCTAAAAATTGATGACGACCCTCAATCAGGAATTAATTTTTATGTCAAAGACTTAGATATTTCTGCCAACCAGGATGCCATTTGTGAGTTAAGAAGAACTGGGAATGGCAGGATACAAATCGTGGATTTCTGGATCGAAAACCTGCACGGAGAGAAAGTCAGTACCGCTTTATCAGGCAGCGATATCATCTTAAAATTTAAATACGAAATAAAAACATCTGAGCCCTTAAGGAATATTTCCTTAGGATTCAGTATACATACCAGCCTAGGAGACTCGTTATCAATTTTATATAGTGATTATATGGGAGCATCATTTTCTGACTTGCCATCAAATGGACAAATCAGTTGCAAAATCAAGGATATACAGCTCTCAAAGGGAAGATATTACATAGGTGCTCGAATCCTAGTTAATGATATCGAGGCCGATTGGCCTCGAGGTTACATTGGATTCATCGATATAGAAGACGGTTATTTCTATTCCAAAGGGAGATCTCCTCACAGTGGAATAGGACCTATTTTAATTAGAGGAGAATGGAGTGCATTAGAACCAAAAGGACTCAAGTTTACTGATTCTGTCACATGA
- a CDS encoding glycosyltransferase family 4 protein, with the protein MEAHINHIPYLWKLLSLACKNYMLATMKILHINKSDIKGGGAIAGYRLHQSLLRKSTISTLLVDEINIDANNISLINRRRYVEMISSRLFWYLGLNYINITSTSQITDHSLYTQADILNFHNLHGSYFNYLAIPKLTAKKPAVYTLHDMWGFTGHCAYSFDCQRWKIGCGNCPYLDTYPSIARDNTHIEWKLKQWVHNRSNLTIVTPSQWLANLVQKSLLSRFSIHHIPHGLDINCYRPLEPQICRQALNLPDHKTVILLVAQNLRDPRKGSDLLIEALKYLPSSLTQDLVLLVVGEGGEIFEEITDIQTLSLGYIGGDRLKALAYSAADIFIFPTRADIFGLVLLESMACGTPMVSFDVGGVPELVRPGQTGLLARPEDPKDLAAKIVKLLEDDDLRQRMAKTCRDVAVAEYSIELQADRYIALYRQVIDEFHNRHTKFH; encoded by the coding sequence ATGGAAGCACATATAAACCATATTCCTTATTTATGGAAGCTATTAAGCCTGGCTTGTAAAAATTATATGTTGGCCACCATGAAAATCTTACATATTAATAAGTCTGATATTAAAGGAGGAGGAGCAATTGCAGGATATCGATTACACCAATCTCTACTTCGGAAGAGCACTATTTCAACCTTATTAGTTGATGAAATAAACATTGATGCCAATAATATTAGCCTAATCAACAGGCGGCGCTATGTTGAGATGATTAGTAGCCGTTTATTCTGGTACCTAGGATTAAATTATATCAATATAACTAGTACTAGTCAAATCACTGATCATTCCCTTTACACCCAGGCTGATATTCTAAATTTTCATAACCTTCATGGCAGTTACTTTAATTATTTAGCGATTCCAAAGTTGACGGCTAAAAAACCTGCTGTTTATACACTTCATGACATGTGGGGCTTTACCGGTCACTGTGCCTATAGCTTCGATTGCCAACGCTGGAAAATAGGGTGTGGTAACTGCCCTTACCTCGACACCTATCCCTCAATTGCCCGTGACAATACTCACATTGAGTGGAAACTAAAACAATGGGTCCACAACCGCTCTAACCTCACCATTGTGACTCCGAGTCAGTGGCTTGCTAACTTGGTTCAAAAGAGCTTACTCAGTCGGTTTTCCATACATCATATCCCTCATGGTTTAGATATTAATTGTTACCGACCACTCGAGCCGCAAATTTGTCGTCAAGCACTTAATCTCCCTGACCACAAAACTGTGATATTACTTGTTGCTCAGAATCTAAGAGATCCACGAAAAGGTTCAGATCTGCTGATAGAAGCATTAAAATATCTCCCAAGCTCTCTAACCCAAGATTTAGTACTTTTAGTAGTAGGTGAGGGAGGTGAAATATTCGAAGAGATCACGGATATTCAAACGTTGTCCTTAGGCTATATCGGCGGTGATCGTCTTAAAGCACTTGCCTATTCTGCTGCCGATATTTTTATTTTCCCAACTCGCGCTGATATTTTTGGTTTAGTCCTTCTAGAAAGTATGGCCTGTGGCACTCCTATGGTTTCCTTCGATGTCGGGGGTGTTCCTGAATTGGTACGTCCTGGCCAAACCGGGCTCTTAGCTCGTCCTGAAGATCCCAAGGATCTCGCCGCTAAGATCGTCAAACTGCTTGAAGATGATGACCTGCGTCAGCGGATGGCGAAAACCTGTCGCGACGTCGCCGTGGCCGAATATTCCATCGAACTGCAAGCCGATCGCTACATTGCCCTCTACCGCCAAGTCATCGACGAGTTCCACAATCGTCATACTAAATTCCACTAA
- a CDS encoding GntR family transcriptional regulator → MIALALSSNPLPRRESLYEQTYQALRTSILSGELAPAERLVETQLAQQLQVSRTPIREAFRQLQREGLAVVEPSGGLRVISVSVEDAIHLYDCRIALEQVAVREACLKMRDDSPVAASDHSILEDLQQSILQAERAVQRQASTLNTFQLLSLDYQFHRKIAASTGNPWLTGLLQQVFDKMLLLRVQTTRHDPKVLDICHEHRQICAALASGNPDTAIAAIQAHLEASKERVVKALDALTQTTSEVGRVSS, encoded by the coding sequence ATGATCGCCTTGGCCCTATCCTCGAATCCGCTGCCCCGACGGGAATCGTTATACGAGCAAACCTATCAAGCCCTGCGGACGAGTATTCTCTCGGGGGAATTGGCACCGGCAGAGCGATTGGTAGAGACCCAACTGGCCCAGCAATTGCAGGTGAGCCGCACCCCAATTCGGGAGGCCTTTCGCCAGCTGCAGCGGGAAGGGCTAGCCGTAGTTGAGCCCAGCGGTGGTTTGCGGGTGATTAGCGTCTCCGTAGAAGATGCAATTCACCTCTACGATTGTCGCATCGCCCTGGAGCAGGTCGCCGTGCGCGAGGCCTGCCTCAAAATGCGTGATGACTCGCCAGTAGCGGCTTCTGACCACAGCATTCTAGAAGACCTGCAGCAGTCGATTCTGCAAGCCGAGCGAGCCGTGCAACGACAGGCCTCGACCCTAAATACCTTTCAACTGCTGAGTTTGGACTATCAATTCCATCGCAAAATCGCCGCCAGTACAGGTAATCCCTGGCTAACGGGGTTACTCCAGCAGGTCTTCGACAAGATGCTGCTGCTGCGGGTGCAAACCACCCGCCACGACCCCAAAGTGCTAGACATTTGCCACGAGCATCGTCAGATTTGTGCTGCCCTCGCCAGTGGCAACCCCGACACCGCCATCGCGGCCATCCAAGCCCATCTGGAGGCCAGCAAGGAACGGGTGGTCAAGGCCCTAGACGCGTTGACTCAGACGACGTCAGAGGTGGGTAGAGTCAGCTCTTAA
- a CDS encoding DUF6883 domain-containing protein codes for MPGLHKDDPYWIANDFDDPLPDEFWLGEDAVHGTKYVIIGDLHTPSDRTVTILTVWIIDIGTDSPRFITARPFKPNSEVHRD; via the coding sequence ATTCCTGGGCTTCACAAAGATGACCCATATTGGATAGCCAATGATTTTGACGATCCGCTGCCCGACGAGTTTTGGCTCGGTGAAGACGCAGTTCACGGTACCAAGTATGTCATCATCGGTGATTTGCATACTCCCAGCGATCGCACCGTCACTATTCTGACAGTCTGGATCATTGACATTGGAACAGATTCCCCTCGTTTTATTACTGCTCGCCCCTTTAAGCCCAATTCAGAGGTTCATCGTGATTAG
- a CDS encoding FkbM family methyltransferase, translating into MKNSSILSRKALKYLQILTSVVHPSGYFIYPKKYYAYHKISFSQEGEDLILDRIFYSQKNGFYVDVGAHHPQRFSNTYYFYLKGWHGINIDAMPGSMELFKKIRPRDINIEIPIFSKSQVLTYYQFNEPALNGFSEEISTQRNKHEKYKIISTKKLKTERLSVVLEKNILNESQVIDFMNIDVEGLDYEVLKSNDWNRFRPKVLLVEDLSSQNIRQFENSKVYNFLFKEDYKIYANLAKTSIFLDSRT; encoded by the coding sequence ATGAAAAACAGTTCTATTTTATCAAGAAAAGCCTTAAAGTATCTCCAAATACTGACGTCAGTTGTTCATCCAAGCGGATATTTTATATACCCCAAAAAATACTATGCTTATCATAAAATATCTTTTTCTCAGGAGGGTGAAGATCTGATTTTAGATAGAATATTTTATTCTCAAAAAAATGGATTCTACGTAGATGTAGGAGCGCATCATCCACAAAGATTCTCAAACACCTATTACTTTTACTTAAAGGGTTGGCATGGCATTAATATTGACGCTATGCCAGGTAGCATGGAGCTTTTCAAAAAGATAAGGCCAAGAGATATAAATATTGAGATTCCAATTTTTAGCAAGTCTCAAGTGTTGACATATTATCAATTTAATGAACCAGCTCTGAATGGCTTCTCTGAAGAAATATCCACTCAACGTAATAAACATGAAAAATATAAAATCATCTCCACAAAAAAACTAAAAACAGAAAGATTGTCTGTCGTTCTTGAGAAGAATATTTTAAATGAATCACAAGTGATTGACTTTATGAATATTGATGTTGAAGGTCTCGACTATGAAGTATTAAAATCTAATGACTGGAATAGATTCAGACCAAAAGTTTTATTAGTAGAAGATTTATCAAGTCAAAACATCAGGCAATTTGAAAACTCTAAGGTTTACAATTTTCTATTTAAGGAAGACTATAAAATATATGCAAACCTGGCAAAGACCTCTATTTTTTTAGACTCGAGAACTTAG
- a CDS encoding class I SAM-dependent methyltransferase, with product MIETSSFHTQRNQLEYLNIGCGHRFHHAWQNIDFISSNDKVSPCDLRDGIPFRDSFFQVVYHSHLLEHFSKESALRLTKECFRVIKPRGIIRIVVPDLEAIVNGYLFALDQVLSGNLSWDSNYEWMLLELFDQMIRNSPGGGIKSYFQRKDIPNENFVVERMGSEIKNIAEEQKKVYLHKNMQNQRICSPKKILRLVHRFFRYPIYRREYLLKLILGQDYKFLEIGRFRQSGEIHQWMYDRYSLRKLLNNCGFIGIVQRTAKESYIPNWESFNLDTEPDGSTYKPYSLFMEAIKPGL from the coding sequence ATGATCGAAACATCATCTTTTCATACGCAAAGAAATCAGCTTGAATATTTGAACATAGGGTGTGGTCATCGCTTTCATCACGCCTGGCAAAATATTGATTTTATCTCGAGTAATGACAAAGTAAGTCCCTGTGATTTGAGAGATGGAATACCATTTAGAGATTCATTCTTTCAAGTCGTTTATCATTCTCATCTATTAGAGCATTTTTCTAAGGAAAGTGCTCTTCGCCTGACAAAAGAATGTTTTCGAGTCATAAAGCCTAGAGGTATTATCAGGATTGTTGTTCCGGATCTAGAGGCAATTGTCAATGGCTATCTTTTTGCATTAGATCAAGTATTATCTGGTAACCTATCATGGGATTCAAACTATGAGTGGATGCTTCTTGAATTGTTTGACCAGATGATACGAAATTCACCTGGCGGTGGCATCAAGTCTTACTTTCAACGTAAAGATATACCTAATGAAAATTTTGTGGTTGAGCGAATGGGAAGTGAGATAAAAAATATTGCTGAAGAACAAAAGAAAGTATACCTACATAAGAACATGCAAAATCAAAGAATTTGTAGTCCCAAAAAGATTTTACGGTTAGTTCATAGATTTTTCCGATATCCTATCTATAGAAGAGAGTATTTATTAAAACTTATTTTAGGCCAGGATTATAAGTTTTTGGAAATTGGTAGATTTCGTCAAAGCGGTGAAATCCATCAATGGATGTATGACAGATATTCACTTCGAAAACTCTTGAATAACTGTGGATTCATTGGCATAGTTCAGCGCACTGCTAAAGAGAGCTACATTCCTAATTGGGAAAGCTTTAACTTAGACACGGAGCCTGATGGAAGCACATATAAACCATATTCCTTATTTATGGAAGCTATTAAGCCTGGCTTGTAA
- a CDS encoding Uma2 family endonuclease, whose translation MSTSPPQAIGEQRVTFHHLNWQAYQQILQALPQSRAARITYDRGILEITMPLEDHEFATRLIELFIRILVIELGLKIKTLGSTTLVRADLNRSPEPDNAYYIQNQPLVAGRQVDLQHDPPPDLVVEIDITHTDIDKLELYASLGVPELWRYNGREWRIYQLQGRQYQEVEASPTFPTVPKSKLYEFLALAQQDEVNADQQLRAWVRSQ comes from the coding sequence ATGTCGACATCTCCTCCCCAAGCGATCGGTGAACAACGCGTCACCTTTCACCACCTCAACTGGCAGGCCTACCAGCAGATTCTCCAGGCCCTACCCCAAAGCCGCGCCGCCCGCATCACCTACGATCGCGGTATTCTCGAAATCACCATGCCCCTAGAAGATCACGAATTCGCTACCCGCCTCATTGAACTGTTTATTCGTATTTTGGTGATTGAGCTGGGGCTGAAGATCAAAACCCTGGGGTCTACTACCCTGGTGCGAGCAGATCTCAACCGCAGTCCCGAACCGGACAATGCTTATTACATCCAAAATCAGCCCCTAGTGGCCGGTCGTCAGGTCGATTTGCAGCATGATCCGCCTCCAGACCTAGTGGTAGAGATCGACATCACCCATACCGATATCGACAAGCTGGAGCTCTATGCCAGCCTAGGCGTGCCAGAGCTTTGGCGTTATAACGGGCGCGAGTGGCGAATCTACCAGTTGCAAGGGCGGCAATACCAAGAGGTGGAGGCTAGCCCCACCTTTCCAACCGTGCCGAAATCAAAGCTTTACGAGTTTTTAGCCCTGGCCCAACAAGATGAAGTCAACGCCGACCAGCAACTACGAGCCTGGGTGCGATCGCAGTGA
- a CDS encoding DUF4926 domain-containing protein — translation MIRELDVVTLTHDIPDHGLSKNTQGAVVHCYADGQGFEVEFIDTIGESTAVLTLESSDIQLEQEIIRARVLEILSTLPADLVAEVRDFAEFLQQRQHQKAS, via the coding sequence GTGATTAGAGAGCTAGATGTTGTTACCCTCACCCACGACATACCCGATCACGGACTTTCAAAAAACACTCAAGGTGCTGTGGTTCACTGCTATGCCGATGGTCAGGGCTTTGAAGTCGAGTTCATTGACACTATTGGCGAATCTACCGCAGTCCTCACCCTTGAAAGCTCAGATATCCAACTAGAGCAAGAAATCATTCGTGCCAGGGTTTTAGAAATTCTGAGTACTCTACCCGCCGACCTAGTCGCAGAAGTGCGCGATTTCGCTGAATTTCTGCAACAACGCCAACACCAAAAAGCCAGCTAA